The Methanocella arvoryzae MRE50 genome includes a region encoding these proteins:
- the metK gene encoding methionine adenosyltransferase, which produces MSVEKHLFTSESVTEGHPDKIADQISDAVLDAILTKDPLGRVACETLVTTGMAIVAGEITTSTYVDIPRLVRDTIRDIGYTRAKYGFDADNCAVITSIDEQSPDISIGVDNLGAGDQGMMFGFACNETPELMPMPISLAHKLSMRLAEVRKSGELTCKRPDGKAENYLRPDGKTQVTIEYVNGKPSKVHTVVVSTQHSPDVTNEQLRKEIIEHVIKPVMPEGFFDPKKTKVHINPTGRFVLGGPHADTGLTGRKIIVDTYGGMGRHGGGAFSGKDPSKVDRSACYAARYVAKNLVAAGLATRCEIEVAYAIGVAEPVSIMIDTYGTNTISEKKIHELVREHFDLTPAGIIKSLKLRRPIYKKTAAYGHFGRNDPDFTWERTDKAELLRKEAGL; this is translated from the coding sequence ATGAGCGTGGAGAAACACCTTTTCACATCCGAGTCGGTCACTGAAGGGCACCCGGATAAGATCGCTGATCAGATATCCGATGCAGTTCTAGATGCTATCCTTACCAAAGACCCCCTCGGCAGAGTCGCTTGCGAAACGCTCGTCACCACTGGTATGGCCATTGTCGCAGGCGAAATCACTACCAGCACTTATGTCGACATACCCCGGCTGGTCCGGGACACCATCCGTGACATCGGATACACACGAGCCAAGTATGGCTTCGACGCCGATAACTGTGCAGTCATCACTTCCATCGACGAGCAGTCGCCCGACATTTCCATTGGCGTGGACAACCTCGGCGCCGGCGACCAGGGCATGATGTTCGGCTTTGCCTGCAACGAGACTCCCGAACTGATGCCTATGCCAATTTCGCTTGCTCACAAGCTGTCCATGCGGCTTGCAGAGGTCCGCAAGTCCGGCGAGCTTACCTGCAAAAGGCCCGATGGCAAGGCAGAAAATTACCTCAGGCCGGACGGTAAGACTCAGGTCACCATAGAGTACGTCAACGGCAAGCCGTCCAAAGTACACACCGTCGTCGTATCGACCCAGCACAGCCCTGACGTCACGAATGAACAGCTCAGGAAAGAGATTATAGAGCATGTGATCAAGCCCGTGATGCCCGAAGGGTTCTTCGATCCGAAGAAGACCAAAGTGCACATCAACCCGACGGGCAGGTTCGTCCTCGGAGGCCCGCATGCCGATACCGGCCTGACCGGCAGGAAGATCATCGTGGACACTTACGGTGGCATGGGCAGGCACGGAGGCGGGGCTTTCTCTGGTAAGGACCCGTCCAAGGTGGACCGCTCCGCATGCTATGCGGCCAGATACGTGGCTAAGAACCTTGTCGCCGCAGGGCTCGCCACGAGATGCGAGATCGAGGTAGCATATGCAATCGGCGTAGCAGAGCCAGTGTCGATCATGATCGACACCTACGGTACCAATACGATCTCCGAGAAGAAGATCCATGAACTTGTAAGAGAGCACTTTGACCTGACTCCGGCCGGAATCATCAAGAGCCTCAAGCTGCGCAGGCCTATATACAAGAAGACTGCGGCATACGGCCACTTCGGCCGGAACGACCCGGACTTCACCTGGGAGCGCACCGATAAGGCCGAGCTACTGAGAAAAGAGGCAGGCCTGTAA
- a CDS encoding DNA integrity scanning protein DisA nucleotide-binding domain protein: MRLRDEVTKAGEELAEKIGATAIIIISPQARQIRESLKTRLPVIIARVDGVAARPGDASVDLFTRMTPDVDRESVFLKVSRIELMSEAIEAAYIQGLIQDRIVLGIVSIGDTHSVIVVDITDIPFIKKIADLTATLDYTIIKATLNLAIEIAREGREGKLIGTAFVVGDTDNVLKRSHQLILNPYEGHPKDARDIRDENNWETVKEFAQLDGMFIVDEKGYIRAAARYIDASVRGVEMLPGKGGRHLAAAAITRYTKSVAITVSGSGGMITVYQGGHEVLKLNPRISIT, translated from the coding sequence ATGAGGCTTCGCGATGAGGTGACAAAAGCAGGCGAAGAGCTGGCGGAAAAAATCGGGGCGACCGCCATCATCATTATTTCTCCTCAAGCCCGGCAAATCCGGGAAAGCCTGAAGACCAGGCTTCCCGTGATCATCGCCCGGGTGGATGGTGTGGCCGCCAGACCGGGCGATGCCAGCGTAGACCTCTTTACCCGGATGACCCCCGACGTCGATCGCGAGTCTGTTTTCCTGAAAGTCTCCCGTATCGAGCTGATGAGTGAAGCCATAGAGGCTGCCTACATCCAGGGCCTGATTCAGGACCGGATTGTCCTGGGTATCGTAAGTATCGGGGATACCCATTCGGTTATAGTAGTAGATATCACGGACATTCCCTTTATCAAGAAAATTGCGGATCTGACAGCTACTCTGGACTACACGATTATTAAAGCCACGCTGAACCTAGCGATCGAGATCGCCCGGGAAGGCAGAGAAGGCAAATTGATAGGCACCGCTTTCGTCGTCGGCGACACCGATAACGTGCTAAAGAGGTCACACCAGCTAATTCTGAACCCTTACGAGGGACATCCCAAAGACGCCCGGGATATCCGGGACGAGAATAACTGGGAGACAGTAAAAGAGTTTGCCCAGCTTGACGGGATGTTTATCGTGGATGAAAAGGGCTACATCCGGGCGGCGGCAAGGTACATTGACGCCAGCGTCCGGGGCGTGGAAATGCTCCCCGGCAAAGGTGGCAGGCATCTCGCCGCTGCCGCCATCACCCGGTACACGAAGAGTGTGGCCATTACTGTATCGGGGTCCGGAGGCATGATCACCGTTTACCAGGGCGGACACGAAGTCTTGAAGCTCAATCCCCGTATCAGTATAACCTAA
- a CDS encoding FKBP-type peptidyl-prolyl cis-trans isomerase, protein MKHFSNRHISVLLFAAFVFMAGRGSLAPETARDGGADRAAQPGDRVCVDYIGKFPDGTVFDTSVEQVAKDSGTYNPERGYQPLCFTIGAHQVVPGFENAAIGMKVGETKDVSLPPEQAYGERKDELVVPVPIATFGGTPQINEVYGFSDGRTGQMLPGRVDRIDEAAGHVYVDFNSEMAGKTLLFNITLRNIG, encoded by the coding sequence ATGAAACATTTTTCTAACAGACACATATCGGTTCTGCTCTTCGCAGCCTTCGTATTCATGGCCGGCCGGGGCTCTCTGGCACCTGAGACTGCCAGGGATGGCGGCGCTGACAGGGCGGCGCAGCCCGGCGACCGGGTATGCGTGGACTACATCGGCAAATTCCCTGACGGCACGGTCTTCGACACTTCAGTAGAGCAGGTGGCAAAGGATAGCGGAACTTACAACCCTGAGCGGGGCTACCAGCCGTTATGCTTTACCATTGGCGCCCACCAGGTAGTACCCGGGTTCGAGAATGCAGCGATTGGCATGAAAGTCGGGGAAACCAAAGACGTTTCACTGCCTCCGGAACAGGCATACGGCGAAAGAAAAGATGAACTGGTTGTACCTGTACCTATTGCCACATTTGGCGGGACGCCTCAGATCAACGAGGTCTATGGGTTTTCTGACGGCAGGACAGGCCAGATGCTCCCCGGCAGGGTCGACAGGATCGACGAAGCGGCGGGTCACGTATACGTAGACTTCAACTCGGAGATGGCGGGCAAAACCCTGCTGTTCAACATCACCCTGCGTAACATAGGCTGA
- a CDS encoding metallophosphoesterase family protein, with product MKIGAMGDLHFGTGSHIFYRALFKSINKDAELVVMCGDLTTRGLIEEARGIADAVSGLDKPAVAVLGNHDHEANNQEEIMDILEDAGIHMLERGPYVTEDGKVGFAGTKGFCGGFLNCRIAPFGERILKMFINETYRETNRVNRDLKSMKADFKVVAYHYSPVRDTCIGEHSEVIPFLGCSILSDPIDTFKANLVLHGHAHNGIEKGQTPGGVPVRNVALPVHNKKYVIYDTEDFSSSG from the coding sequence ATAAAGATCGGGGCAATGGGAGATCTACATTTTGGGACGGGCTCGCATATTTTCTACAGGGCGCTGTTTAAGTCGATCAACAAGGATGCGGAATTAGTAGTCATGTGCGGCGACCTGACTACCCGCGGGCTGATAGAAGAGGCAAGGGGAATCGCAGATGCCGTGTCAGGCCTGGATAAGCCGGCAGTGGCTGTGCTGGGCAACCACGATCACGAGGCGAACAACCAGGAGGAGATCATGGACATACTGGAAGACGCAGGCATCCATATGCTGGAAAGAGGCCCTTACGTGACCGAAGACGGGAAGGTGGGCTTCGCAGGCACCAAAGGCTTCTGCGGGGGCTTCCTGAACTGTCGTATTGCCCCGTTCGGAGAACGCATCCTCAAGATGTTTATCAATGAGACCTACCGGGAAACCAACCGGGTTAACCGCGACCTGAAGTCTATGAAGGCCGACTTCAAAGTGGTAGCGTATCACTACTCCCCTGTCCGTGATACATGCATTGGAGAGCATTCGGAAGTAATACCATTTTTGGGCTGCTCCATATTATCCGACCCTATAGACACTTTTAAAGCGAACCTCGTCCTGCACGGCCACGCCCACAACGGGATCGAAAAAGGACAGACGCCTGGCGGAGTGCCTGTTCGCAATGTAGCTCTTCCGGTACACAATAAAAAATATGTCATTTATGACACGGAAGATTTTTCATCATCCGGCTGA
- a CDS encoding nucleotidyltransferase, which produces MISDTNFRIYREAASVLEANGIPYVVGGGIAVMSFGRLRDTKDIDFYIMEDHQDLALHHLAEAGYEVDHMSDVGWLAKAFKEGLTIDFILENVGGLRTDQETLDRGVRRMIGKYEFMIMSPEDLIIRKIMAMRSERNDWFDCISVLSSSYQSFDWDYYIRLANRVNPERALSFLLYVRSDREHVVPVPDHVISRMMKNLPCHK; this is translated from the coding sequence ATGATATCCGATACCAATTTCAGGATTTACCGGGAGGCCGCTTCCGTGCTGGAAGCTAACGGCATCCCGTACGTCGTCGGCGGCGGAATCGCCGTCATGAGTTTCGGCAGGCTCAGGGATACCAAGGATATCGACTTTTACATTATGGAAGATCATCAGGACCTGGCTTTGCATCACCTTGCAGAGGCAGGCTACGAGGTCGACCACATGAGTGACGTAGGCTGGCTGGCCAAAGCGTTTAAGGAAGGCCTGACCATAGACTTTATTCTCGAAAATGTGGGGGGCCTGAGGACTGATCAGGAGACGCTCGATCGGGGAGTCCGCCGTATGATTGGCAAATATGAATTCATGATCATGTCGCCGGAAGACCTGATCATACGAAAAATCATGGCGATGCGCAGCGAGCGAAATGACTGGTTCGACTGTATCTCGGTACTCTCGAGTTCCTACCAATCATTCGACTGGGACTACTACATCCGGCTCGCAAACCGGGTGAACCCCGAGCGCGCTTTATCTTTCCTGCTGTACGTCAGGAGCGATCGGGAACACGTCGTGCCTGTGCCTGATCACGTGATCAGCCGGATGATGAAAAATCTTCCGTGTCATAAATGA